The following proteins are encoded in a genomic region of Rhinoraja longicauda isolate Sanriku21f chromosome 14, sRhiLon1.1, whole genome shotgun sequence:
- the dusp1 gene encoding dual specificity protein phosphatase 1 — protein sequence MVMMEISSVNNETLGQLLKENSSKYLLLDCRSFFAFNASHVVNSINVRFSTIVKRRAKGAMGLEHIVPNEESRNNLISGYYSFVVIFDEKTCEFDMLKKDSTVHLAVNTLCRESYGASITFLRGGYDAFSSEYPEFCTKPSPPSLCLSLSASSRPNSAEPSCSSCDTPLYDQGGPVEILPFLYLGSAYHASRKDMLDALGITALMNVSANCPNHFEEHYQYKSIPVEDSHKADISSWFLDAIEFIDSVKNAGGRVFVHCQAGISRSATICLAYLMRANRVKLDEAFEFVKQRRSVISPNFSFMGQLLQFESQVFTPSCSTEAASPANNPSSTSTHFVFNFPVSMPVRSPTNSLGYLQSPITTSPSY from the exons ATGGTCATGATGGAAATCTCAAGTGTTAACAATGAAACTCTTGGGCAGCTTCTCAAAGAAAATTCTTCCAAATATTTGTTGCTGGACTGCCGATCCTTCTTCGCCTTCAACGCCTCGCATGTAGTGAATTCAATCAACGTCCGTTTCAGTACCATAGTAAAGAGAAGAGCTAAAGGAGCAATGGGGCTTGAACATATTGTACCGAATGAAGAGTCTCGCAATAACTTGATCTCCGGCTATTATTCATTCGTTGTCATATTTGACgaaaagacgtgtgagtttgacATGCTCAAAAAAGACAGTACGGTGCACCTAGCAGTCAATACGTTGTGCAGAGAATCATATGGAGCAAGCATCACCTTTCTCCGAG GTGGCTATGATGCATTTTCCTCAGAATATCCAGAATTTTGCACTAAACCTTCGCCCCCAtcgttgtgtctatctctgagcgCCAGCAGCCGCCCCAACAGTGCGGAGCCAAGCTGCAGTTCCTGTGACACTCCGCTCTATGACCAG GGTGGACCTGTAGAAATCCTCCCTTTCCTCTACCTCGGAAGTGCCTACCATGCGtcaaggaaggatatgctggatgCCCTTGGAATCACGGCCCTGATGAACGTCTCTGCTAACTGCCCAAACCACTTTGAAGAACATTATCAATATAAATCTATCCCGGTGGAGGACAGTCACAAAGCAGACATCAGCTCCTGGTTCCTCGACGCCATTGAATTTATAG ACTCTGTGAAGAATGCTGGCGGCCGTGTGTTTGTTCATTGTCAGGCTGGGATCTCTCGGTCTGCTACCATCTGCCTTGCTTATCTCATGAGAGCCAACCGGGTGAAGTTGGACGAAGCTTTCGAGTTCGTTAAACAACGCAGGAGCGTCATTTCCCCGAACTTCAGTTTTATGGGACAACTTTTGCAGTTTGAATCACAAGTGTTCACCCCTTCGTGTTCAACAGAGGCTGCCAGTCCCGCAAATAACCCCTCCAGTACTTCAACTCATTTCGTCTTTAACTTCCCTGTCAGCATGCCCGTCCGTTCGCCAACTAATTCCTTGGGTTATCTCCAGAGTCCCATTACCACCTCCCCTTCATATTGA